One Maniola hyperantus chromosome Z, iAphHyp1.2, whole genome shotgun sequence DNA window includes the following coding sequences:
- the LOC117995710 gene encoding uncharacterized protein codes for MAFSLGERFLSPPKSYYLLDPGAYQNTCTPLLRLNKAPFLSKSARSSITEARIWTHALYDPDTPSKIPNCTSLKSKVPRFPYEALSKEDIEKIIICHCGIENPCECPVEDDKEEIICQGKVQRQLFKGPSPKSTISERLSSPSKKDHDFNRLHDGTKIRKFANIKDISPPFYDSRVIESTAFYQGCKWSKWTSRREQQPLEVRPGPADYTIENVPSYEALCAEKVRALKRKTSKQYRFTETVQRRNVLEERPGPADYTPNHPKGSELQWLGPRAERFTTGKYDMKPSPTEYCIRRDFDKVEPPQKSCHMQLADPAFFGIKAVRFKPRREDGPSPATYDTYYRPRQLKYCNVAPFGSSSERFKQQDVIIEDNDTEDELVESSPKGTSDKSKAPCGKSFPTWGFRSKTIRFKSLSKKIEEPSPADLPQSNVEQYAVVRYIVLDDSQIRFIKHLRPMRIELMEE; via the exons ATGGCATTCAGCTTAGGCGAAAGGTTTTTATCACCACCGAAATCATATTACCTGTTGGATCCGGGAGCTTATCAAAATACATGTACACCTTTATTACGTTTAAATAAAGCACCATTCCTTTCAAAATCTGCACGTAGTTCCATTACTGAAGCCAGAATATGGACGCACGCTCTATATGATCCCGACACACCGTCGAAAATTCCAAATTGCACAAGTCTCAAGTCAAAGGTTCCGCGATTTCCTTATGAAGCGTTGAGTAAAGAAGATattgaaaaaattattatttgtcattGTGGTATTGAAAATCCATGTGAATGTCCTGTTGAAGACGACAAAGAAGAAATAATATGCCAGGGCAAAGTTCAGCGTCAATTATTTAAGGGGCCCTCGCCAAAATCAACTATATCTGAAAGACTTTCTTCACCATCAAAAAAAGATCATGATTTTAACCGTTTACATGATGGAACTAAAATTCGAAAATTTGCAAATATTAAAGACATCTCGCCCCCATTCTATGACTCGCGGGTTATTGAATCTACTGCCTTTTACCAGGGTTGTAAATGGAGTAAATGGACATCGCGAAGAGAGCAACAACCATTAGAAGTCAGGCCTGGGCCTGCTGACTACACCATTGAAAATGTACCTAGCTATGAGGCTCTTTGTGCTGAAAAAGTTAGAGCTTTAAAACGTAAGACGTCTAAACAATATCGTTTTACTGAAACCGTGCAACGACGAAATGTTTTGGAGGAAAGACCTGGACCTGCAGATTATACGCCAAATCACCCCAAAGGATCGGAATTACAATGGCTTGGGCCCAGAGCAGAAAGATTTACCACCGGCAAATATGACATGAAACCTAGTCCTACGGAATATTGTATAAGACGAGATTTTGATAAAGTTGAACCCCCGCAGAAATCTTGTCACATGCAGTTAGCAGATCCAGCTTTTTTTGGGATTAAAGCTGTAAGGTTTAAGCCTCGCCGAGAAGATGGTCCAAGTCCTGCGACTTATGACACTTACTATAGGCCGAGACAATTGAAATATTGTAATGTCGCCCCATTTGGATCGTCTTCTGAACGTTTTAAACAACAAGATGTAATAATTGAAGATAATGATACTGAAGATGAATTAGTAGAGAGTTCACCAAAAGGAACTTCCGATAAATCTAAAGCCCCATGTGGGAAGTCCTTTCCCACATGGGGCTTTAGATCGAAGACGATAAGATTCAAATCACTTTCGAAAAAAATTGAAGAACCTAGTCCAGCTGATTTACCACAGTCGAATGTTGAA CAGTACGCTGTGGTCCGATATATCGTACTCGACGATTCCCAGATACGATTTATCAAACACCTGCGCCCAATGCGTATAGAGTTGATGGAGGAATAG